A part of Variovorax sp. HW608 genomic DNA contains:
- a CDS encoding alpha/beta fold hydrolase — MLINYVRHGEGKPLLLVHGLGGNWRSWRAILGPLAAERSVTAIDLPGFGKSPALSGEVSIRTMSDAVAQFLREHELVGTDAVGNSVGARLVLELARRGGLLGAVVALGPVGFWAGWERYSYGASVCFWWRVAQLMNQPMPAITRHGWSRSLVLKQLSAQPARLSASQALEEMRGRAGAASFGAMLGGLMRAAPVEGLAAGGLKKRLVIGWGRCDRICFPRQAQRALRLFPDAHIHWFEHCGHYPHWDAPEETTRLILATTAE; from the coding sequence GTGCTCATCAATTACGTTCGCCACGGCGAAGGCAAGCCGTTGCTGCTCGTTCACGGGCTGGGCGGCAATTGGCGTTCGTGGCGAGCGATCCTGGGGCCGCTGGCCGCCGAGCGCAGCGTCACGGCGATCGATCTGCCGGGCTTCGGCAAGAGCCCGGCGTTGTCCGGCGAGGTGTCGATCCGCACGATGTCCGATGCCGTGGCGCAGTTCCTGCGGGAACACGAACTGGTCGGCACCGATGCGGTGGGCAACTCGGTGGGCGCGCGTCTCGTACTCGAACTGGCGCGGCGCGGCGGCCTGCTCGGGGCGGTCGTCGCGCTCGGCCCGGTGGGGTTCTGGGCCGGCTGGGAGCGCTATTCGTATGGCGCCTCGGTCTGTTTCTGGTGGCGCGTCGCGCAGCTCATGAATCAGCCGATGCCGGCGATCACCAGGCACGGCTGGTCGCGCAGCCTGGTCCTGAAGCAGCTCTCGGCGCAGCCGGCGCGTCTTTCGGCTTCGCAGGCGCTGGAGGAAATGCGCGGCCGCGCCGGCGCGGCGTCGTTCGGCGCCATGCTCGGGGGTCTCATGCGGGCCGCACCCGTCGAAGGCCTTGCTGCGGGGGGCCTGAAGAAGCGCCTCGTGATCGGCTGGGGGCGCTGCGACCGGATCTGTTTTCCGAGGCAGGCGCAGCGTGCCCTGCGGCTCTTCCCGGATGCGCACATCCACTGGTTCGAGCATTGCGGCCACTATCCGCACTGGGACGCGCCGGAGGAAACCACCCGGCTCATCCTGGCGACCACCGCCGAATGA
- a CDS encoding ABC transporter permease/substrate-binding protein, with protein sequence MKPLRRVWFTALACLGFLWGAAPSHAQQDTLRVGSKRFTESYILAEVLAQTAAPQLPAPPVVRQGLGNTAIVYEALNSGGIDLYAEYTGTIALEILKGNGSMTLEQMNAALRPLGLGAAIPLGFNDGYALAMRAADADRLSIRRLSDLANHPELKLGLSNEFIGRADGWQGLAERYGFKQTPTGLDHGLAYDAIAAKQIDVMDIYTTDAKIDRLGLRVLEDDRRYFPRYDAVVLYRLDLPGRWPAAWAALQKLEGRIDERAMIAMNARAELNGVGFDAIGRDFLAQGKAQAPAGAAASGDAAARGFTAKLFGPDLGRLARQHLLLVALSVGLAILIAVPLGILVFPHLRARAVVLGLTGLLQTIPSLALLAILISLVGVIGTLPALIALTLYSLLPIMRNTVTGLAEVPSGLRMAGTALGMSAGQSLRLVQLPLALPTILAGVRTATTIAIGTATIAAFIGAGGFGERIVTGLALNDRQLLAAGAIPAAALALLSEAFFEFVEYITRRRD encoded by the coding sequence ATGAAGCCGCTGCGCCGCGTCTGGTTCACCGCCCTCGCCTGCCTGGGTTTCCTGTGGGGCGCCGCACCGTCGCACGCCCAGCAGGACACCCTGCGCGTCGGCTCCAAGCGGTTCACCGAGTCGTACATCCTCGCCGAGGTCCTGGCGCAGACCGCCGCGCCGCAGCTGCCGGCCCCGCCGGTGGTGCGGCAGGGGCTGGGCAATACCGCCATCGTCTACGAGGCGCTGAACTCCGGCGGCATCGACCTCTATGCCGAATACACCGGGACCATCGCGCTGGAGATCCTCAAGGGCAACGGATCGATGACGCTCGAGCAGATGAACGCCGCGCTGCGCCCGCTCGGCCTGGGCGCGGCGATCCCGCTGGGCTTCAACGACGGCTACGCGCTCGCGATGCGCGCGGCGGACGCGGACCGGCTTTCCATCCGCCGCCTCAGCGATCTGGCGAACCACCCCGAACTGAAGCTGGGCCTGTCGAACGAGTTCATCGGCCGCGCCGACGGCTGGCAGGGGCTGGCCGAACGCTATGGCTTCAAGCAGACGCCGACCGGCCTCGACCACGGCCTGGCCTACGACGCCATCGCCGCCAAGCAGATCGACGTGATGGACATCTACACCACCGACGCCAAGATCGACCGTCTCGGCCTGCGCGTGCTGGAGGACGACCGGCGCTACTTCCCCCGCTACGACGCGGTGGTGCTCTACCGGCTCGACCTGCCCGGGCGCTGGCCCGCGGCGTGGGCGGCCTTGCAGAAGCTCGAAGGCCGCATCGACGAGCGCGCGATGATCGCGATGAATGCGCGCGCCGAACTGAACGGCGTGGGCTTCGATGCCATCGGGCGCGATTTCCTCGCGCAAGGCAAGGCACAGGCGCCCGCCGGCGCGGCGGCATCCGGGGACGCGGCCGCGCGCGGCTTCACCGCCAAGCTGTTCGGCCCCGACCTCGGCCGCCTCGCACGCCAGCACCTGCTGCTGGTCGCGCTCTCGGTCGGGCTCGCGATCCTGATCGCGGTGCCGCTCGGCATCCTGGTGTTTCCGCATCTGCGCGCCCGCGCGGTGGTGCTCGGGCTCACCGGCCTCTTGCAGACCATTCCGTCGCTCGCGCTGCTGGCGATCCTGATTTCGCTGGTCGGCGTGATCGGCACCCTGCCCGCGCTGATCGCCCTCACCCTCTATTCGCTGCTGCCGATCATGCGCAACACGGTCACCGGGCTGGCCGAAGTCCCGTCCGGGCTGCGCATGGCCGGCACCGCGCTCGGCATGAGCGCCGGGCAAAGCCTGCGGCTGGTGCAACTGCCACTGGCGCTGCCCACCATCCTGGCCGGCGTGCGGACCGCGACCACCATCGCGATCGGCACCGCGACCATCGCCGCCTTCATCGGCGCGGGCGGCTTCGGCGAGCGGATCGTGACCGGCCTCGCGCTCAACGACCGGCAACTGCTCGCCGCCGGCGCCATTCCGGCGGCGGCACTGGCGCTGCTGAGCGAAGCGTTCTTCGAATTCGTCGAATACATCACGCGGCGGCGGGACTGA
- the gcvT gene encoding glycine cleavage system aminomethyltransferase GcvT produces MASASTDELLKTPLHALHVELGARMVPFAGYSMPVQYPGGLMAEHKHTREAAGLFDISHMGQLRLVGPDAAAAFETLMPVDVAGLAPGKQRYGLLLNDDGGILDDLMFFNEGQDSWFVVVNGACKQADIAHISAKIGKRCQVIPMPDHALLALQGPQAASTLARLSPGIEQFVFMTGGAVRIGGIAAFATRSGYTGEDGFEISVAAADAERLARLLLAQPEVKPIGLGARNSLRLEAGLCLYGNDIDETTTPVEAALGWAMQKVRRTGGAREGGFPGAAKILAQLTASNGTAGHLDHHTLVRKRVGLVALERIPVRDGTLLESFEGAAIGHVTSGLLGPTVDRPIAMGYVALAYAEPGTRIQAIVRGKPVPMEVSTMPFVPARYYRG; encoded by the coding sequence TTGGCTTCCGCATCGACCGACGAACTTCTGAAGACCCCGCTCCACGCCCTGCACGTGGAGCTCGGCGCGCGCATGGTGCCTTTCGCGGGCTATTCGATGCCCGTGCAGTACCCGGGCGGCCTCATGGCCGAGCACAAGCACACCCGCGAAGCCGCCGGCCTGTTCGACATTTCCCACATGGGCCAGCTGCGGCTGGTCGGCCCCGACGCGGCGGCCGCCTTCGAGACCCTGATGCCGGTCGACGTGGCCGGTCTCGCGCCGGGCAAGCAGCGCTACGGCCTGCTGCTGAACGACGACGGCGGCATCCTCGACGACCTGATGTTCTTCAACGAAGGCCAGGATTCGTGGTTCGTGGTGGTCAACGGCGCCTGCAAGCAGGCCGACATCGCGCACATCAGCGCGAAGATCGGCAAGCGCTGCCAGGTCATTCCGATGCCCGACCACGCATTGCTCGCGCTGCAGGGGCCGCAGGCGGCATCCACGCTCGCACGGCTGTCGCCCGGCATCGAGCAGTTCGTCTTCATGACCGGCGGCGCGGTGCGCATCGGCGGCATCGCGGCCTTCGCCACGCGCAGCGGCTACACCGGTGAGGACGGCTTCGAGATCTCCGTCGCCGCGGCCGACGCCGAGCGGCTCGCGCGGCTGCTGCTCGCACAGCCCGAAGTCAAACCCATCGGTCTCGGCGCACGCAATTCGCTGCGGCTCGAAGCCGGCCTCTGCCTCTACGGCAACGACATCGACGAGACCACCACGCCGGTCGAAGCCGCGCTCGGCTGGGCGATGCAGAAAGTCCGCCGCACGGGCGGCGCGCGCGAAGGCGGCTTCCCGGGCGCCGCGAAGATCCTCGCGCAGCTCACCGCATCGAACGGCACGGCCGGCCATCTCGACCACCACACGCTCGTGCGCAAGCGCGTGGGCCTCGTCGCACTGGAGCGCATCCCGGTGCGCGACGGCACGCTGCTCGAATCCTTCGAAGGCGCAGCCATCGGCCATGTCACGAGCGGCCTGCTCGGTCCGACGGTCGACCGGCCGATCGCCATGGGCTACGTCGCGCTCGCCTATGCCGAGCCGGGCACCCGCATCCAGGCCATCGTTCGGGGCAAGCCGGTGCCGATGGAAGTCAGCACCATGCCTTTCGTTCCCGCGCGCTACTACCGGGGCTGA
- the gcvH gene encoding glycine cleavage system protein GcvH, whose protein sequence is MTTKYTKDHEWVRTESDAALVTVGITVHAQDALGDVVFVDLPEVGQSFAQGEVAGVVESVKAAADVFMPVAGEITEVNEALRADPSLANSAPMEGGWFFKARVSDPAELDALLDETAYEKFSSEA, encoded by the coding sequence ATGACCACCAAGTACACCAAGGATCACGAGTGGGTCCGCACCGAGTCGGATGCGGCGCTCGTCACCGTCGGCATCACTGTCCACGCACAGGATGCGCTCGGCGACGTGGTCTTCGTCGATCTGCCGGAGGTGGGCCAGTCCTTCGCCCAGGGCGAGGTGGCCGGTGTGGTCGAGTCGGTGAAGGCGGCGGCGGACGTGTTCATGCCCGTTGCCGGCGAAATCACCGAAGTCAACGAAGCGCTGCGCGCCGATCCGTCGCTGGCCAACAGCGCGCCGATGGAAGGCGGCTGGTTCTTCAAGGCACGTGTGAGCGATCCGGCAGAGCTCGATGCGCTGCTCGACGAAACCGCCTACGAGAAGTTCTCCTCCGAAGCCTGA
- the gcvP gene encoding aminomethyl-transferring glycine dehydrogenase, giving the protein MSTPVLPLTPSLGDLENADEFIARHIGIEAQDEARMLPAIGSATRAELIDGIVPPAIRRARPMRLPAAITEAEALAELKAIAAKNKVAKSYIGQGYYGTHTPGVILRNVLENPAWYTAYTPYQAEISQGRMEALVNFQTMVCDLTGMAIANASMLDEATAAAEAMTLARRSVKSKSNVFLVSGDCHPQTIEVIKTRAAPLGIEVRVSTVSETLPHLMASCEFFGVLAQYPATTGHVHDLRPLAGHAHQFDAAFCVAADLLALTMLTPPGEWDADIVCGTTQRLGMPMGNGGPHAAYLACRDDFKRSLPGRIVGVSIDTHGAPALRLALQTREQHIRREKATSNICTAQVLPAVIASMYAVYHGPEGLKRIAQRVAALTAVLAQGLEQMGRELVNTTAFDTLTVKTGDDTAKIVERAEAASINLGQRVQNHLGISLDETTTRADIETLWALFVPAGTPMPRFEELAARVSSRIPEDLRRSSAFLTHPVFNTHKSETAMLRYIRSLGDKDLALDRSMIPLGSCTMKLNATSEMIPITWPEFANIHPFAPAGQRLGYDQLDKQLRAWLCEATGYAGISLQPNAGSQGEYAGLLAIKAFHEAKGQGHRNVCLIPFSAHGTNPASAHMVGMKVVVTACDAEGNVDIDDLKRACETHSDKLAAVMITYPSTHGVFETRVKELCEIVHAHGGRVYVDGANMNALVGIAAPGEFGGDVSHLNLHKTFCIPHGGGGPGVGPVCVVEDLVPYLPGHATGGIASSGVGAVSAAPLGNAAVLPISWMYCRMMGAAGLQAATETAILSANYISARLKDHYPTLYSSPNGHVAHECILDLRPLKDASGVTAEDVAKRLIDYGFHAPTLSFPVPGTLMVEPTESEPLAELDRFIDAMIAIRGEIRRIEEGVWPKDDNPLKNAPHTAESLLSTEWTRPYSRELAAFPLATLKTAKYWPPIGRVDNVWGDRNLFCSCVPVAELAASASTE; this is encoded by the coding sequence ATGTCGACGCCCGTCCTTCCCCTCACCCCCTCGCTCGGCGATCTCGAGAACGCCGATGAATTCATCGCCCGCCACATCGGGATCGAAGCCCAGGACGAAGCGCGCATGCTGCCGGCCATCGGTTCCGCCACGCGTGCCGAACTGATCGACGGCATCGTGCCGCCGGCCATCCGGCGCGCCAGGCCGATGCGGCTGCCGGCCGCGATCACCGAAGCGGAGGCACTGGCCGAACTCAAGGCCATCGCGGCGAAGAACAAGGTCGCGAAGAGCTACATCGGCCAGGGCTACTACGGCACGCACACGCCGGGCGTGATCCTGCGCAACGTGCTGGAGAACCCGGCCTGGTACACCGCCTACACGCCCTACCAGGCCGAGATCTCGCAGGGCCGGATGGAAGCGCTGGTCAACTTCCAGACGATGGTGTGCGACCTCACCGGGATGGCGATCGCCAACGCGTCGATGCTCGACGAAGCGACCGCCGCGGCCGAGGCGATGACGCTCGCGCGCCGCAGCGTGAAGAGCAAGAGCAACGTCTTCCTGGTCTCGGGCGACTGCCATCCGCAGACCATCGAAGTCATCAAGACGCGCGCCGCGCCGCTCGGCATCGAGGTGCGCGTGAGCACGGTGTCCGAGACGCTGCCGCACCTGATGGCGAGCTGCGAATTCTTCGGCGTGCTCGCGCAGTACCCGGCCACCACGGGCCATGTGCACGACCTGCGGCCGCTTGCCGGCCACGCGCATCAGTTCGACGCGGCCTTCTGCGTCGCGGCCGACCTGCTCGCGCTCACGATGCTGACGCCGCCGGGCGAATGGGACGCCGACATCGTCTGCGGCACCACGCAGCGCTTGGGCATGCCGATGGGCAACGGCGGCCCGCATGCGGCTTACCTGGCCTGTCGCGACGACTTCAAGCGCTCGCTGCCGGGCCGCATCGTCGGCGTCAGCATCGATACGCATGGCGCGCCGGCCTTGCGGCTCGCGCTGCAGACGCGCGAGCAGCACATCCGCCGCGAGAAAGCCACGTCGAACATCTGCACCGCGCAGGTGCTGCCGGCGGTAATCGCGAGCATGTACGCCGTCTATCACGGCCCCGAAGGCCTCAAGCGCATCGCCCAGCGCGTGGCCGCGCTGACCGCCGTGCTCGCGCAAGGGCTCGAACAGATGGGCCGCGAGCTGGTCAACACCACCGCCTTCGACACGCTCACCGTCAAGACCGGCGATGACACCGCGAAGATCGTCGAGCGCGCCGAAGCGGCCAGCATCAACCTCGGGCAGCGCGTGCAGAACCACCTGGGCATCTCGCTCGACGAGACCACCACGCGCGCCGACATCGAGACGCTGTGGGCGCTCTTCGTGCCGGCCGGCACGCCGATGCCGCGCTTCGAGGAACTGGCCGCCCGCGTGAGCTCGCGCATCCCCGAGGACCTGCGGCGCAGCTCGGCGTTCCTCACGCATCCGGTCTTCAACACGCACAAGAGCGAGACCGCGATGCTGCGCTACATCCGCAGCCTCGGCGACAAGGACCTCGCGCTCGACCGCAGCATGATCCCGCTCGGCAGCTGCACGATGAAGCTCAACGCGACCAGCGAGATGATCCCCATCACCTGGCCCGAATTCGCGAACATCCATCCCTTCGCACCGGCCGGGCAGCGCCTGGGTTACGACCAGCTCGACAAGCAGTTGCGCGCCTGGCTGTGCGAAGCCACCGGCTACGCCGGCATCAGCCTGCAGCCCAACGCGGGCTCGCAGGGCGAATACGCGGGCCTGCTCGCGATCAAGGCGTTTCACGAAGCGAAGGGACAAGGCCATCGCAACGTCTGCCTGATCCCGTTCTCGGCGCACGGCACCAACCCCGCGAGTGCGCACATGGTCGGCATGAAGGTGGTGGTCACCGCCTGCGACGCCGAAGGCAACGTGGACATCGACGACCTCAAGCGCGCCTGCGAGACGCACAGCGACAAGCTGGCCGCGGTGATGATCACCTACCCCAGCACCCACGGCGTGTTCGAGACGCGCGTCAAGGAGCTGTGCGAGATCGTCCATGCCCACGGCGGCCGCGTGTATGTCGATGGCGCCAACATGAATGCGCTGGTCGGCATCGCCGCACCGGGCGAATTCGGCGGCGACGTGAGCCACCTGAACCTGCACAAGACCTTCTGCATCCCGCACGGCGGCGGCGGGCCGGGCGTGGGTCCGGTGTGCGTCGTGGAAGACCTCGTGCCCTATCTGCCGGGCCACGCGACCGGCGGCATCGCCTCGAGTGGCGTGGGCGCGGTGTCGGCTGCACCGCTGGGCAACGCGGCGGTGCTGCCGATCAGCTGGATGTACTGCCGCATGATGGGCGCGGCCGGCCTCCAGGCCGCGACCGAAACCGCGATCCTGAGCGCCAACTACATCAGTGCGCGCCTCAAGGACCACTATCCGACGCTCTATTCGAGCCCCAACGGCCACGTGGCGCACGAGTGCATCCTCGATCTGCGCCCGCTGAAGGACGCCAGCGGCGTGACCGCCGAGGACGTCGCCAAGCGGCTCATCGACTACGGCTTCCACGCGCCGACGCTGAGCTTCCCGGTGCCGGGCACGCTGATGGTCGAGCCGACCGAGAGCGAGCCTCTGGCCGAACTCGACCGCTTCATCGACGCGATGATCGCGATCCGCGGCGAGATCCGGCGCATCGAGGAAGGTGTCTGGCCGAAGGACGACAACCCGCTCAAGAACGCGCCCCATACCGCCGAGAGCCTGCTCTCGACCGAATGGACGCGGCCCTACTCGCGCGAGCTGGCGGCCTTCCCCCTCGCAACGCTCAAGACCGCCAAGTATTGGCCGCCGATCGGCCGCGTCGACAACGTCTGGGGTGACCGCAACCTGTTCTGCAGTTGCGTGCCGGTCGCGGAACTGGCGGCGAGTGCTTCGACCGAGTAG
- a CDS encoding glycine zipper domain-containing protein, whose product MKRMNWLLAAAALALAAGCTDMSPQQQGTVSGAAMGAAAGAGIAAIAGGDAWTGAAIGGVAGGVAGNIHGGRQQQRWW is encoded by the coding sequence ATGAAACGGATGAACTGGCTCCTCGCCGCAGCGGCGCTCGCCTTGGCAGCCGGCTGCACGGACATGAGCCCGCAGCAGCAGGGCACGGTGAGCGGCGCGGCCATGGGCGCGGCGGCGGGCGCCGGCATCGCCGCCATTGCCGGAGGCGATGCCTGGACCGGCGCGGCGATCGGTGGCGTGGCCGGCGGTGTCGCCGGCAACATCCACGGCGGCAGACAGCAGCAGCGCTGGTGGTAG
- a CDS encoding DUF4124 domain-containing protein, which produces MRVSLILAAALMAFGLPAGAEVIRCADAAGNVSYTDGTCPQGARKVARVTTTDPISIVGGEREPAPVVRSAAPDHDSSIAAAPPPTPSGPIIIDGRRTGSGAAGRSDESRWSDRGEDPMWIDDGYYFSPGVNRPPGRPRDMRPRITQCGDRTCKDVQGNHWDRNTGQLDRYRSIDGRTCRPVGTTTVCN; this is translated from the coding sequence ATGCGCGTATCGCTGATCCTTGCGGCTGCTCTCATGGCGTTCGGCCTCCCCGCCGGCGCCGAGGTGATCCGCTGCGCCGACGCGGCGGGCAACGTGAGCTATACCGACGGCACATGCCCGCAGGGCGCGCGCAAGGTCGCGCGCGTCACGACGACCGACCCCATCTCGATCGTGGGCGGCGAACGGGAGCCCGCGCCCGTTGTTCGCAGCGCCGCGCCGGATCATGATTCGAGCATCGCGGCAGCGCCGCCGCCGACACCTTCGGGCCCCATCATCATCGACGGCCGCCGCACCGGCAGCGGCGCCGCGGGCCGGTCCGACGAATCGCGCTGGAGCGATCGCGGCGAAGACCCGATGTGGATCGACGACGGCTACTATTTCAGCCCCGGCGTCAACCGCCCGCCGGGCCGCCCGCGCGACATGCGGCCGCGCATCACCCAATGCGGCGACCGCACCTGCAAGGACGTGCAGGGCAACCATTGGGACCGCAACACCGGCCAGCTCGATCGCTACCGCAGCATCGACGGCAGAACTTGCCGGCCGGTCGGCACCACGACGGTCTGCAATTGA
- a CDS encoding YciI family protein, producing the protein MRFMVIVKANKDSEAGVMPTEEMLTAMGKYNEELVKAGVMLAGEGLQPSSKGARVRFSGKQRAVIDGPFSETKELIAGYWLWQVRSREEAIEWLKRAPFDGGEEVELRQVFELEDFGAEMTPELREQEKRLIAEMAARKNS; encoded by the coding sequence ATGCGATTCATGGTGATAGTGAAGGCCAACAAGGACTCCGAGGCCGGCGTGATGCCAACCGAAGAGATGCTGACCGCGATGGGCAAGTACAACGAGGAACTGGTCAAGGCGGGCGTGATGCTCGCCGGCGAAGGCCTGCAACCGAGCTCGAAGGGGGCGCGCGTGCGCTTTTCCGGCAAGCAGCGCGCCGTCATCGACGGCCCGTTCAGCGAGACCAAGGAGCTCATCGCCGGCTACTGGCTCTGGCAGGTGCGCTCGCGCGAGGAAGCCATCGAATGGCTCAAGCGCGCACCGTTCGATGGCGGCGAGGAAGTCGAGCTGCGGCAGGTCTTCGAGTTGGAGGACTTCGGCGCCGAGATGACGCCCGAACTCAGGGAACAGGAAAAGCGCCTGATCGCGGAAATGGCCGCGAGGAAGAACAGTTGA
- a CDS encoding RNA polymerase sigma factor → MTSTADEIHRTINAVWRIESARIIGALARLVHDVGVAEELAQDALVAALEQWPQGGLPDNPAAWLTTAARRRAIDLLRQRSLHASREEEIGRELDARHAIAAADFAEAVDAALDDDVGDDLLRLVFTACHPVLSPEARVALTLRLLGGLSTEEIARSFLVPEPTIAQRIVRAKRTLTGAHVPFEAPRAHELAARLSSVLEVIYLVFNEGYSATAGEDWMRPALCDEALRLGRILAGLMPEEAEVHGLVALMEIQASRAAARVDANGDPILLLDQNRARWDQLLIRRGLAALARAEKVGGAPGPYALQAAIAACHARARSAAETDWPRIAALYEALAQLAPSPVVELNRAVALSMAFGPAVGLELVDALRSEPLLQGYHLLPSVRGDLLAKLGRKREACEEFKRAAELTRNARERKLLLARALACSTSPV, encoded by the coding sequence ATGACGAGTACCGCCGACGAGATCCACCGCACCATCAACGCCGTCTGGCGCATCGAGTCCGCGAGGATCATCGGTGCGCTGGCGCGCCTGGTGCACGACGTCGGCGTGGCGGAGGAACTGGCGCAGGATGCCCTCGTCGCCGCGCTCGAACAGTGGCCGCAGGGCGGGCTTCCGGACAACCCCGCCGCATGGCTCACCACCGCGGCCAGGCGCCGAGCGATCGACCTGCTGCGCCAGCGCAGCCTGCATGCGAGCAGGGAAGAGGAAATCGGCCGCGAACTCGATGCGCGGCACGCGATCGCGGCTGCCGATTTCGCCGAAGCGGTGGATGCGGCCCTCGACGATGACGTGGGCGACGACCTGCTGCGCCTGGTCTTCACCGCCTGTCATCCGGTGCTGTCGCCAGAAGCCCGGGTCGCGCTCACGCTGCGGCTGCTGGGCGGGCTGAGCACGGAGGAGATCGCGCGCTCCTTTCTCGTGCCCGAACCGACGATCGCGCAACGCATCGTGCGGGCCAAGCGCACGCTCACCGGCGCGCACGTGCCCTTCGAGGCCCCGCGCGCGCACGAACTCGCGGCGCGGCTCTCGTCGGTGCTCGAGGTCATCTACCTGGTGTTCAACGAGGGCTATTCGGCAACCGCGGGCGAGGACTGGATGCGCCCCGCGCTGTGCGACGAAGCACTGCGGCTCGGCCGCATCCTGGCCGGTCTGATGCCGGAAGAGGCGGAGGTCCATGGCCTCGTTGCGCTGATGGAGATCCAGGCCTCGCGCGCCGCCGCGCGTGTCGATGCGAACGGCGATCCGATCCTGCTGCTCGACCAGAACCGCGCGCGCTGGGATCAGTTGCTGATCCGGCGCGGCCTCGCCGCGCTGGCGCGCGCCGAGAAGGTCGGCGGCGCGCCGGGGCCGTATGCACTGCAGGCCGCGATCGCCGCCTGCCATGCACGCGCGCGCAGCGCCGCCGAGACCGACTGGCCGCGCATCGCCGCGCTCTACGAAGCGCTGGCGCAACTGGCGCCCTCGCCGGTCGTCGAACTCAACCGCGCGGTCGCGCTGTCGATGGCTTTCGGGCCGGCGGTCGGCCTCGAGCTGGTGGATGCTTTGCGCTCGGAACCGCTGCTGCAGGGCTACCACCTGCTGCCGAGCGTGCGCGGCGACCTGCTCGCGAAACTCGGCCGCAAGCGCGAGGCCTGCGAGGAATTCAAGCGGGCCGCCGAACTCACGCGCAACGCGCGCGAACGCAAGCTGCTGCTTGCACGGGCGCTGGCCTGCTCGACCAGCCCCGTCTGA
- a CDS encoding DUF3014 domain-containing protein: MPQNDPAEFRPARESSMWFPAVVIVAVLAAAFGWWRWSQQREAPPETPTTATAPQPQSAPAELPPQPPVATGPQNPMDNLAEPEKSLPALSDADAHVASALNDLLGRKNVTSFLQLDGFVRRAVATVDNLPREHATARMWPVLPTPQRFTLQGNGEVKTISPDNGARYTPFVLFVESIDPARAVALYARLYPLFQEAYEELGYPNRYFNDRLVAVLDHLLKTPEPSGPIQVKITEVKGEMPLENPWTRYEFVDPQLEALSAGQKLLIRMGPVNERRMKARLAELRRLVATGTIAKK, translated from the coding sequence ATGCCCCAAAACGACCCAGCAGAATTCAGGCCAGCACGCGAATCCTCGATGTGGTTCCCGGCGGTCGTCATCGTGGCGGTCCTGGCGGCCGCGTTCGGCTGGTGGCGCTGGTCGCAGCAAAGGGAGGCGCCGCCCGAAACCCCGACCACCGCGACTGCGCCTCAACCCCAATCCGCGCCCGCCGAACTGCCGCCGCAGCCGCCCGTCGCGACGGGACCGCAGAACCCGATGGACAACCTCGCGGAGCCCGAGAAGTCGCTGCCCGCGCTGAGCGATGCCGACGCGCACGTGGCCAGCGCGCTCAACGATCTGCTCGGCCGCAAGAACGTCACCTCCTTCCTGCAGCTCGACGGCTTCGTGCGGCGCGCGGTCGCCACGGTCGACAACCTGCCGCGCGAGCACGCGACCGCGCGCATGTGGCCGGTGCTGCCGACGCCGCAACGTTTCACGCTGCAGGGCAACGGCGAGGTGAAGACGATCAGCCCCGACAACGGCGCGCGCTACACACCCTTCGTTCTCTTCGTCGAATCGATCGACCCGGCACGCGCGGTCGCGCTCTATGCGCGGCTCTATCCGCTGTTCCAGGAAGCCTACGAGGAGCTCGGCTATCCGAACCGCTACTTCAACGACCGGCTGGTGGCGGTGCTCGACCATCTGCTGAAGACGCCCGAGCCCAGCGGGCCGATCCAGGTCAAGATCACCGAGGTGAAAGGCGAGATGCCGCTCGAAAACCCCTGGACGCGCTACGAATTCGTCGACCCGCAGCTCGAGGCGCTCTCGGCCGGACAGAAGCTGCTGATCCGCATGGGGCCGGTGAACGAACGGCGCATGAAGGCGCGCCTGGCCGAACTGCGCCGCCTTGTCGCCACCGGGACGATCGCGAAGAAGTGA